The Opitutales bacterium DNA segment AAAAAGACGATGACGCGTCTGCCCGAGCGCTACCAAGAAATTTTGAAAATGTATTATTTTAAAAACATGCGCCTCAGCGAAATTGCTACGATCTACCAGGTCAGCGAGGCACGTATCTGCCAAATTCACACGCAGGCAGTAAAACGAATGGGAACAATGATGCGCCAGATGGTGTAATAAAGCATCCTAGTATAGTTTGTTGTTTTAAGGGGCCTCTGGCGAAAGTCGGGGTCCCTTTTTTTGTCCGCGTAATTGGGGAGTCTCTTAGTCGAAGTGTATTTCAGGGATTTTTGCGTTAGCTCAATCTTCAACTTTGAATGGGGCGTTCCGCATTCAAATTAGCAGATAGAGATTCAACTCGCCGGTCACCTCGCCGAGACGACTGAGTTTCTGGCTAAGATAAAACCAGAATCTACACCCCCCAGAATCCAGGAAACATATGACTGGATTCTAGAAATGCTTCGAAGATTTTTTTTCAAACGACGAAAGTCTTTAGACGTCGTCCTAATTTTCACTGGTTAGCTGGCTCTATGAGGGTATCATTAACTGCTTAACGTTTTTCACCTCCAGTTGAGCCTTGAACTCATCGAGACTCATAACAGTGCTTGGCGTGGCAATAATTTGATGCGGTGCATTTGGCCTTAGAGCAAAGAAGTTATCGGAGAAAAGGCAGTCGGTTTCGGTAAGACTAAACCAAGTCCAGAGGGCGGGCAGGTCGCTGGTAATGTCTATGATGAAGGTGTCTTCAGGCCCCGCGGTGATGGATGTTGTCAGGTTTGGCTCGCACAATGGTAGTTTATGCGGGCGTTGGAAGATAACGACTCCATCTGAAGGCGCAGGATATGTTCGGCCATTGGGCAGAGCTGTGAAAGAGAGGAAAACGATTAAGTTCTCTGGGTGGTCGCATTCTTTCCTAAGATTGGCTTCGAATACGGGCTGGGATAGATTCTCAAAATTGACTTCGAATATAGGTTGGGATGTGACGCCTGATACTTCCTTTATTTCTGTCCTTTCAAAAACCAAGCTACCTTCAGGCAGATAGGCGCGGAGAGTAACCGCCCCTCTTATGCTTTGGGGCAGATCATTGTTGATATAGATCGCTACAGTTTTGTTAACGGAATCTTCCAACGCTGAAATCAAGACCGGCTCAAAAAAGCGTTTGGCAAAATAGTGGGTGGCCTTCCACCGTCCGTAGTAGTCAATGGAAGACCAGGTTTGCGCAGGCCAACAGTCATTAAGTTGCCAGTAGGTGGCGCCGGTAGTCCGCGGCCAGCTGCGCCTCCACTCTTCGATGCCAATGCGTAAACCGTTGCCGTGCGCTATCTGTGAAAGCCAACACTGGGCATCGAAATCTTCTACTTTTCCGAACCAATCAAATACTTTTTCAAGGATACGTTTGTTTCCTGGCTGGCTGCGTTGGCGATGAGTGATGACCGGGCTATCCCAATTGCGATCTTTGGGCTCCGTAAAGCTATTGACTGTGCGTGGTTCGGGAAATGATTGGTGCCCAAACTCGCTCATAAATCGATGAGTCTGCGTGCGATAATCTTCGAATGGAGCATCAGAGAACCACACATTCCAGAAATGACAGTCACCGCTTGTGGCTGCATTACCCGATTTTCGTTCGCCTGGAGCTCCATGAGGACTGCCTGGAATGTAGGGCGTATTTGGATCGGTCTGCATCAGTGCCGACGGGATGAGTTTGTCAAAAAGCTCAAAGTAAGCGTCCCAGGCGAAATCTTTATCGCTCCACTCATCTGCTGTGAATCCCATTTCCAGCTCGTTATTACCGCACCACAAAGCGAGTGAAGCGTGGTGGCGCAAACGGCGGGCATTGTCCCGTACTTCTTCGAAGACGCTGTCCATGAATCGTCGATTCCAAGTTGGGTAGGTGCCGCAGCCAAACATCATATCCTGCCAGACACAGATGCCCAGCTCGTCACACAGATCATAAAATGCGTCGTGGCTGAAGTAGCCGCCTCCCCAGACGCGTATCATGTTGTAGTTAGCCATCTTGCAACTCTGCAAAAGATGACGGTAGCGCGGTTCAAGGTTTTTGCCGGATGGATACTGGTCAACGGGAATCCAGTTGGCTCCTTTGGCAAAGAAGCGGATTCCATTGACGGCGAAAACGAAGGATGTGCCGAATGCGTCTTCTTCAGTAATGAGTTCAAGGGTGCGGAGGCCGAGGCGCTTTTTGATAGTGTCAAGCGGACGTCCATGAGTGTCTTTGAGCGTGATCGCGAGGTCATATAAGGTTTGCCGGCCCAGGCCGTTAGGCCACCAGAGTTCGGGGTGCTCAATGTGGATTTTTAGGGTTTTCTGGCCATAAAATCTCTCTGCCGCTGCTGTCCCCGCTGTTTCTCCGTCGATGCTGAGGCTTGCCTCGATCGCTAAGTCGACAGGCTGATCTGGGGTTACATTAATAATGACCGTAACGGAACCGTCATCGTGATGCTCTTGGGTAGTGAACCAATCGTTTATCCGTGCGTTGCTCCATGCAAGGATCTCGATGTCTTGCCAGATTCCCGCAGATATAGTCATTGGGCCCCAGTCCCAGCCATAGTTGCATGCCATTTTGCGAATATAGCCACGGCCAATATATCCCCAATCGCGTACTTTTTTGTCCTCTTCCTCGCTCCATGATTCGTGACTTTCGTTCCAAGCTGGCAGATGGCGCTGAGCTGTCTTCTCGGCCATGAGCGGAAGTGTGGAAGCGAAGGTAATTTGCAGTTGGTTGGTTCCCAGCTTGAGCAAACCGCTAAGATCCACATCCCATAGGCGGAACATGTTATCAGTGGAAGCTATCTCATCGCTGTTAAGGCAGATCGTGGCCAGGGTATCGAGACCATGACAACGCAGAAGAATATGCTCCTGGCTGAGTAGTTCCTCATCCACCTCGAATTCCAGCGAGTACACCCAATCCTTCTCTCCTACCCAAAGCGCGTCGAGTTCCTGGGTGCGATAGTTGATGTCCTCAATGGCGCCGGCGTCGTAAAGTGCGTCATGCACGCAACCAGGAACCATTGCGCTGTAAGTGGTTTCAGGAGTTTCTGCAGCGTGCAACTGCCAACTGCCGTTGAGAGAAAGCTTATACATATCTAGACTACTAATGGTGAGTTTTTTTCGTTTCGATATTTCTCATACTTTACGTAAAGTATCTGAATGAGTCGAATCACCTTAAAGTCGGTCGCTGAGCGCGTCGGCGTTAGCAAGATGGCGGTGTCGCTTGCTTTGCGTGGTCATCCGTCCATTTCGCAGACACGTCGTGAGGAGATTGAACGTGTGGCTGATGAGTTAGGATACCAGCCGGATGGAGAATTATCAGCAGCAATGACACGCTTGGCTAATGCGCAAAAGACTGCTTCTCAGGGAAACCTAGCTATCCTTAATCTCCACGACAAGGTGAACTCTCTCAAGCTGTGGGAGAGTTACCGTCGTTACACTGCTGGAATAATTGAGCGAGCAGAAGAGCTGGGGTTTTCCGTCTCGGAGCATTGGGGGCGGGATCCAAGTATAAGTGTAGAGCGTCTGAGCAGTATTCTCCAAGCGCGGGGGGTGCGGGGTCTATTCATATTTTCATCGCTCGCTAATCGAGAGTGTGGTGGCTTCGAGGCCATACCGCGTATGGGGATGTTGGGCATGGGCTTCCGCCCGTTGGCGAAACATGTCGACTATGTTACCAATGATCAATTCGCCACTGTTCGCTTAGCACTCGGCGCAATCATTAAGATGGGATTTAGCCGGCCGGGGTTGGTTGTTGGGCCCAATGATGCCTTACTTGAGCAGCGCTATTCGGGCGGTTTTAA contains these protein-coding regions:
- a CDS encoding sigma-70 family RNA polymerase sigma factor, with amino-acid sequence KKTMTRLPERYQEILKMYYFKNMRLSEIATIYQVSEARICQIHTQAVKRMGTMMRQMV
- a CDS encoding LacI family DNA-binding transcriptional regulator, coding for MSRITLKSVAERVGVSKMAVSLALRGHPSISQTRREEIERVADELGYQPDGELSAAMTRLANAQKTASQGNLAILNLHDKVNSLKLWESYRRYTAGIIERAEELGFSVSEHWGRDPSISVERLSSILQARGVRGLFIFSSLANRECGGFEAIPRMGMLGMGFRPLAKHVDYVTNDQFATVRLALGAIIKMGFSRPGLVVGPNDALLEQRYSGGFKSFQSAGSKDFAEPLTGVLPGDYNVFCDWFERWSPDVILTHESFICDWLIKMDQADLPLVHLDWHPSMKEEWMGVDQQGELIGAAAVDLMLEKLRVVSDRQPRVQRAVTVSGVWRPGPQKSVLTQ